The Lycium barbarum isolate Lr01 chromosome 12, ASM1917538v2, whole genome shotgun sequence genome includes a region encoding these proteins:
- the LOC132624139 gene encoding uncharacterized protein LOC132624139, which translates to MAAVVLSKALNYLFKDGMFRGYGMPKWSSNLNHLSYVDDTIVFAFAERNSLQRIMEVFHDCENVSGQKINADKSSFYMHRKVATEINQEVQQVIGFSRGDFSFTYLGRPICHARRQKLFYKDVTKKTRDKLKAWKGKWLSFGGKAVLISCGIQSIPIYLL; encoded by the coding sequence ATGGCTGCTGTGGTACTGTCTAAAGCACTCAATTATTTATTTAAGGATGGTATGTTTAGAGGATATGGAATGCCTAAGTGGAGTTCAAATTTGAATCATCTTTCTTATGTTGATGATACcatagtttttgcttttgctgAAAGGAATTCTTTGCAAAGAATTATGGAGGTTTTTCATGATTGTGAAAATGTGTCAGGTCAGAAAATCAATGCAGATAAGAGTTCATTTTACATGCACAGAAAGGTGGCTACTGAAATAAATCAGGAGGTACAACAAGTGATAGGTTTCTCTAGAGGAGATTTCTCATTTACATATTTGGGACGTCCAATATGTCATGCAAGAAGGCAAAAGCTGTTCTATAAAGATGTGACGAAGAAAACTCGAGATAAATTGAAGGCTTGGAAAGGAAAATGGCTTTCTTTTGGAGGAAAAGCAGTATTAATTTCTTGTGGCATACAGAGCATTCCCATTTACCTTCTATAA